The genomic interval GGCAACTGCTATTTCTCTTTTAACTAATATTCCATTTGTGGTTGTGCGGAAACGTTCTTATGGTCTGGATGGAGAAGTAGCTGTCCATCAGACAACAGGATACAGTGAGGGTGAATTGTATGTTAATGGTCTCGAGAGTGGAGATCGCGTTTTCCTGGTGGATGATGTGGTCAGCACAGGAGGTACTATGACTGCAGTAATCAAAGCCCTCAAAATAATAGGAACTGAAATCATTGACGTGATGGCCATTATAGAAAAGGGAAGTGGAAAGGAATTTGTGGAGAAAGAAACCGGGATTAAAGTAAATACTCTGGTTAGAGCCAATGTTGTAGAGGGTAAAGTTGTGGTAGAGGAAATAACTGCTGGTAAAAAGGACTAATCTAGAAATAATGGCTAAATGGCTAATAATGGAATTGAGGACATGGCAGATACTCGTTATCAGTTCAAAGTTAATGAGATAATTGATAAAATCAGAAAAACAGATGCCCAGGTAGTTGGACTGCAGTTTCCAGAAGGATTAAAAGTCCATGCAACTCACCTGGCACATGATATTGAACGTGAAACAAGTGCAATAGTTTTAATATCTGGAGATCCCTGTTACGGGGCGTGTGATCTTTCTGATGATGCTATGGATGGTTTGGTGGACTTACTGGTGCATTTCGGGCACACTCCTCTTCCAATTAATTACAAAGTTCCCACTCTTTTCGTGGAGGCCCATTACCAGTTAGAATCAATGAAAATACTAGAAGAAGCATTAAACCTTCTTGAAGGAAAAGAAAAGATTGGTCTGGTGACCACCACCCAACACTTGCACTTATTGGAAGATGCAGCCCGTTTTTTAGAGGAAAATGGAAAGGAAGTTTTAATGAAAGAGGGCGCGGGAACTCTGAAAGGACAGGTTTTAGGATGTAATTTTTCATCAGTGCAGGATTTACCAGTTGATGCATTTCTTTACCTGGGAAGTGGTAATTTCCATCCGCTGGGAATAAAACTTTCCACTGAAAAGGCAGTGGTTATAGCTGACCCCTATCTAAACCAGGTGAGAGATATAGACGAGTTCGCTGATAGAATCCTCAGAATACGTTTTGCACGGATAACACGGGCTAGTGAGGCTAAAAAATTTGGAATAATAATATCCTCCAAGGCAGGCCAGTCCAGATGGCAACTGGCAAAATCTTTAAAGAAAATGCTGAATGAAGAGGGCAAGGATGCATATTTGATCCAGATGGCTGAAATAAACCCTCCCAATTTATTGCCTTATATGGATTTGGATGCATTTATCGTAACAGCATGTCCTCGAATTGCGATAGATGATTCTAAGATGTATGATAAACCTCTTTTAACTCCCCAGGAACTGGAAATCGTTCTCGGAAAGAGAAAGTGGGAAGATTACCAGATGGATGAGATTAAATACTAAGTATATATAAACATTAATTCACAACAAATTCAAGAATATAAAATACAAGGATATCAAATATTACCAAAGTTGAAAAATGGATACTTAATATTTAAATATATTCTTATTATTATAAAATTATATTCTATTATCTTAAGATTCTCACAAGTGATTTAAGCAGATTCTTAAAATAATTATAATATTTTAACAAGAGGGACGACAATCACAATTTTAATAAAATATTCAACTAAATATTACTAATTCAATTATAAATAATCAATTATAAATAACTCAATTTAATAATATCACACACATGAAAATATGATAATTTTTTCATCATACTGCGTTTCTTGAGCTATCCTCTACGATAATTTCATTTATCATTTATCATACATTTTTAATCACATTTACGGATTCAAAGGTTATATTCGCAGATTTACATTCACAGATAATCATATTTAAGGTAATTTATGGTGTTATATGAGTTCATTAGTGATTTTTCATTACCAAGTGACCTTAAAATACATTAAATTACTATTAAATGCTTAAGCTTAGATGATTTTTCAAATAATTAGATGCAAATCAACTATTAATCCAAATTTAAAAAACTTAAAAAAAACAAAAAGACACAAAAAGATACAAAAAGATACAAAATTTAATATTAAATTTTAATAAGCTTGTTTTAAATGAGGTGAAGAAGATGAGAGCAAAAAACGGAGATTTCGTTCTTCCTGGTGATGCTTTAGGAGTCACTGAGGAGTTTCTCCCGTCAGAATGGACCTATGATGATCATGGTGATATTAGGTCGCTGGTGGCGGGAACAGTAACCATAGATCAGAAAAACAAAAAAATATCCATAATTCCCAAAACAAAATCCCCTGCAATTTTAAAAAAGGGCGACGTGATTTTAGGGCAGATAAGAGAAGTTAGAGGGCAGCGAGCTCTGGTGGATGTGGATGGGATAAAAGATAGTAAAAGAAGCTTACCCATTACATTTTTAGGAGCCATACATATTTCACAGGCAAGAAAGGGATATGTAGACAAGCTAACTGATGATTTTCATATTGGAGATCTTATCCAGGCCCGGGTCACCAAAGTAATGGGTGTGGACAATGCTGATCTCACCACTGCAGAAAATGAACTTGGTGTTCTCAAAGCTATGTGCACCAACTGCCGACACTTCATGAAAAAGATCGGTAAAAAAGAAGTTAAATGTCCTAACTGTGGTAGAAAAGAGACAAGAAATATCTCTTCAAATTACGAGGGATAAAATGAAGGTTATAACAGATAAAAGGAATGAATTAGAGATAGAAATTACGGGAGAGACGCATACTCTATGTAATGCTCTACGAAAGACTCTCATGGAAGATGAAGATGTTGAATCTGCAGCATATGTTATAGAGCACCCGATCATAGGGGAGCCTAAACTTTACATAAAGGCGAAAAATCCTAAAAAGTCCCTCAAAAAGGCAGCAGAAACTCTCAAATCAAGATGTGACGAGTTTAAAGAACTCATAGAATCTGATGGTAATGGAAAAACTAAAGGAAAAAAAGCTAAAAAGTCAACCAAAAAAGCAGCTAAATCCTCCAAGAAATCCACCAAAAAAACCACCAAGAAAACCGCCAAAAAGAAGAAGTGAACTAAAAAAGTTCAGAAGCATTAAACAGGAAATTAGGATCCTGGGAGTTGATGATGCTCCCTTTACTCCTCACACCCAAGATCGTGTAATGCTAATTGGAACCGTCTTCAGGGCAGGAACCTGGTTGGATGGAGTGCTCCGCACATTTATAACGGTGGATGGGAATGATGCCACAGATGCACTAATTGAGATGGTTAATAAATCACGACACCTGGAACAGCTGGGTGTCATGATGCTGGATGGCATTACTTTCGGCGGATTCAATGTGGTTGACATAAACAGAATATTTCAGGAAACTGGAGTTCCAGTGGTAGTCATAATGCGCAAGTATCCTGACTTGGAAAGAATAAAAAATGCTCTAAAGAAATTTCCAGACAGGAAATGGCGGTGGAATTACATTCTTGAAGCTGGAGAAATCTATAAAATTGATAAGATCCATAATCAGGAACCCATTTACATGCAGACCAGTGGTATAAGTGAAGAAGATGCTCGAGAGATTGTGATACTTTCTGCAACCAGAAGTGCGATTCCCGAGCCCATACGTGCGGCTCATATTATTGCAGCAGGCGTGACCATTGGAGAGTCTAAAGGTAACGCCTAATACCTAATAACGTTGAATAAAAAAATATGAGTCAAGCCTTCTATCAATTCCATCAATAATTTCAATCAAATATGCTATAACTATAATTTCAACCAAATAATATACATTAACCATAATTTCAACCATAAAGCATGCAACTGGAGGGTTTTAGTAAACTTTTTTCATAATCTGGGAGATTTATAAATGGATCATCAATGGATCCAGATCTGAACTTCAAATTATACGGATTTAACTTAAATTCATGAGTTTTGATGAATTTATGGAAGTCAAATGTTAGATAATTTAATGTTAGATATAAAGAGGGGAAACTTTATTAAAAATTATAAACATCCTTTTTTAACAGTTGATGCAGTGATAACTGATCAACATGGAGATATAGTATTTATTCGCAGGAAAAACCCTCCTTACCAGGGATCATGGGCCTTTCCCGGTGGTTTTGTGGAGTATGGCGAAACAGTTGAAGAAGCAGTTCTAAGAGAAGTTAAAGAAGAAACAGGACTTGAAATAGAGATTAGGGAGTTACTGGGAGTTTATTCAGATCCACAAAGGGATCCCCGGGGACACACAATTTCGATCTGCTTTTTGGCTAAAATAAGCGAAGGTGAACTTCGAGCAGGCACCGATGCTGCTGAAGTGTCAACTTTCACCATAGAAAAAGCTCTTAAAAGTGATTTAGCCTTTGATCACAAAGATATTTTGATGGATGCTCTGGAAAAGTTAAGTGCATGATGAGAGATCTAATATGAGAAATCTATTATGGAAAACAATTATTTAACTAATGATTTTAACTAATGATATAAAATTAAGGCAATAATAAACAGTGTAACTTTGTATTAAAAAATTTATAAAAAACTGATATCAATCTCAATAATCAAAAAATATCTTAAATTATAAAAATTCGGATTTCACTAAGTTAAATTTTATAAGGAGGATTTTAATGGAATTTTGCCCTAAATGTGGGACAGTCATGTTCCCTAAAGGTGACTGTTTCCAGTGTAGTTGTGGTTACCAAAAAAAGATAACCAAGGAAACTCTAAGTGAATATGAGGTTTCAGAAAAATTAGCCCCCAAGGAGAATGTAATTGTAACTGGGGATGATGTTAAAACCCTGCCTACAACCAAGGCTTTATGTCCTAAATGTGGCAATCGAGAGGCATTCTGGTGGTTACAACAAACCAGAAGGGCTGATGAATCTGAAACCAGATTTTTAAGATGCACCAAATGCGGACAGACTTGGCGAGAATATGACTGATCTAGGGAGTGGGGGATGTTCAAATGGCAGAAAAGCCTAATAATGTTTCAAACCAGTCTATCTCCGAAAATGATGAGTCTAAGGATAATGGTGATTCTAAGAATAATTTTACTGAAAAATCACCATCTAAAAATCCTTCAAGAAGATTCAGAGACTTTTTAACTGCTGGTAATCTAGAAGAAAATGGATCTCCTAATGATTCTCCAAAAGCAAAAGTCTCCTCAGAAGATTTTAAAGAAAATAACGAATTTGAAGGTAAAGAAAACGAGGATAAAAGCCAAACTGAAGTGCATGAATTCCATTTCAGTCAGGAGCTCATGAAATTTGATATTTACAGGAAGCTCCGCTCCAATAAAGAAAGGGTCATTAAGGTCACTGGAGGGATAATCGGAACCATTTTCATCATTGCAGGGATATTATATATTATGGGTGCTGCGTTTAGAGTAGCTGACAATGTAATATTCGGTGAAAGAGCAGTTCTATCTGCTTTTTTAATATTGGTGGGGGTTCTAATCCTGGCAGGAATATTCGCAAGGTCCCAGTTGGAAGGAACTTTCCTTAAAAACATACACAGTGAACTGGAAGTGGCTGAAGACCCATCTTCTGATGGGAAATCTTCAGATAAGAAAGAAAAACAAAAAAGTAATATATATCAGAAGGATAAAAAGTAATTTAAAGGAGGATGAACATGTTCAAGGCAGTTTTAAGTGATTCCAATATTTTGAAGACAAGTTTCGATGCTATATCATCCATTGTTGATGAAGTGCAGATGCAGGCTGATGAAGAAGGTTTGAGACTGGATGCTCTGGACCGCAGTCACATCACATTTGTGCACCTGGAACTCAAGAAAGGATTGTTCGATGAATATCAGTGCAGTGAGTCAATGAAGATTAACGTGGACACTGAAGAGTTAATGAAAGTCCTGAAAAGGGCTAAATCCGAGGACATGGTTGAGATTACTGTGGATGAGGGAAACCTGATTATTACCTTTGAAGGTGAAGCCCGCAGAACATTCAAGATACGACTCATTGACATCGAGTACGAGGCCCCCAGCCCTCCACAACTGGAATATCCTACAGAATTCGAAGTGCCATTTGCTCTTTTAAAAGACTCTATTCAGGACATAAGCATTGTTTCAGATAAGATCGCTCTTCAGGTGGATGCAGACAAATTCCAGGCATCTGCAGAGGGAGAGTTTGGAGATGCTCAAATTGAGTACTTGCATGGGGAAAAGATCGAAGAATCTGCCAGGTCAATATATTCACTGGAAAAAGTTAAAGAAATGCTAAAAGCGGATAAATTCTCTGAATCTGCTGTAATCAGATTAGGAAACGACATGCCCCTGAATCTTGCCCTGCAAATGGCAACTGACGAAGGTGAACTGAGTTTCCTCCTGGCTCCTAGAATAGAAAGTGAAGAATAAGTGAGGAATAGGGTTGGATGAGTTTTTCCAGAATTTGAGGGAGATCCAAAAAAAAGAGAGAAGTTTAAGTGGTCTATCTCCGGTGGGGGAGGACTTCTACCAGCAGATCTCCAATTATTTCAACAAGCTAATGAAAAGGATAGATAATAATCCGTTTTCATTCGAGTCGTACCTTCTCCGAGATGCTCAGAGAATAGTGGTTGAGATCTGCGAGAGAAGAGAGCATAAAATAACCAACAGTGCAGTGATGAATGTCCAGCGTTCTTATCAAATATTCAAAGACACTGTTGAAGATGTTAAGCCTAACATCCCCCAGAATTCAACCCCAGAAGAACAAAAACTTTACATGGACTTGTACCGGAATCTGGGAAGATATCGGGAAGAAC from Methanobacteriaceae archaeon carries:
- a CDS encoding DNA-directed RNA polymerase subunit L; the encoded protein is MKVITDKRNELEIEITGETHTLCNALRKTLMEDEDVESAAYVIEHPIIGEPKLYIKAKNPKKSLKKAAETLKSRCDEFKELIESDGNGKTKGKKAKKSTKKAAKSSKKSTKKTTKKTAKKKK
- a CDS encoding CvpA family protein — encoded protein: MAEKPNNVSNQSISENDESKDNGDSKNNFTEKSPSKNPSRRFRDFLTAGNLEENGSPNDSPKAKVSSEDFKENNEFEGKENEDKSQTEVHEFHFSQELMKFDIYRKLRSNKERVIKVTGGIIGTIFIIAGILYIMGAAFRVADNVIFGERAVLSAFLILVGVLILAGIFARSQLEGTFLKNIHSELEVAEDPSSDGKSSDKKEKQKSNIYQKDKK
- a CDS encoding DUF99 family protein; translated protein: MEKLKEKKLKSQPKKQLNPPRNPPKKPPRKPPKRRSELKKFRSIKQEIRILGVDDAPFTPHTQDRVMLIGTVFRAGTWLDGVLRTFITVDGNDATDALIEMVNKSRHLEQLGVMMLDGITFGGFNVVDINRIFQETGVPVVVIMRKYPDLERIKNALKKFPDRKWRWNYILEAGEIYKIDKIHNQEPIYMQTSGISEEDAREIVILSATRSAIPEPIRAAHIIAAGVTIGESKGNA
- the dph2 gene encoding diphthamide biosynthesis enzyme Dph2, whose translation is MADTRYQFKVNEIIDKIRKTDAQVVGLQFPEGLKVHATHLAHDIERETSAIVLISGDPCYGACDLSDDAMDGLVDLLVHFGHTPLPINYKVPTLFVEAHYQLESMKILEEALNLLEGKEKIGLVTTTQHLHLLEDAARFLEENGKEVLMKEGAGTLKGQVLGCNFSSVQDLPVDAFLYLGSGNFHPLGIKLSTEKAVVIADPYLNQVRDIDEFADRILRIRFARITRASEAKKFGIIISSKAGQSRWQLAKSLKKMLNEEGKDAYLIQMAEINPPNLLPYMDLDAFIVTACPRIAIDDSKMYDKPLLTPQELEIVLGKRKWEDYQMDEIKY
- a CDS encoding exosome complex RNA-binding protein Csl4, encoding MRAKNGDFVLPGDALGVTEEFLPSEWTYDDHGDIRSLVAGTVTIDQKNKKISIIPKTKSPAILKKGDVILGQIREVRGQRALVDVDGIKDSKRSLPITFLGAIHISQARKGYVDKLTDDFHIGDLIQARVTKVMGVDNADLTTAENELGVLKAMCTNCRHFMKKIGKKEVKCPNCGRKETRNISSNYEG
- the pcn gene encoding proliferating cell nuclear antigen (pcna), yielding MFKAVLSDSNILKTSFDAISSIVDEVQMQADEEGLRLDALDRSHITFVHLELKKGLFDEYQCSESMKINVDTEELMKVLKRAKSEDMVEITVDEGNLIITFEGEARRTFKIRLIDIEYEAPSPPQLEYPTEFEVPFALLKDSIQDISIVSDKIALQVDADKFQASAEGEFGDAQIEYLHGEKIEESARSIYSLEKVKEMLKADKFSESAVIRLGNDMPLNLALQMATDEGELSFLLAPRIESEE
- a CDS encoding transcription factor S, whose amino-acid sequence is MEFCPKCGTVMFPKGDCFQCSCGYQKKITKETLSEYEVSEKLAPKENVIVTGDDVKTLPTTKALCPKCGNREAFWWLQQTRRADESETRFLRCTKCGQTWREYD
- a CDS encoding purine phosphoribosyltransferase family protein; translation: MLEKLVKSLVEAPVVKKGDYDYFVNPITDGVPLVEADLLQEVAEAAQQFADLNVDKIVCVEAMGIHLATAISLLTNIPFVVVRKRSYGLDGEVAVHQTTGYSEGELYVNGLESGDRVFLVDDVVSTGGTMTAVIKALKIIGTEIIDVMAIIEKGSGKEFVEKETGIKVNTLVRANVVEGKVVVEEITAGKKD
- a CDS encoding NUDIX hydrolase, with amino-acid sequence MLDIKRGNFIKNYKHPFLTVDAVITDQHGDIVFIRRKNPPYQGSWAFPGGFVEYGETVEEAVLREVKEETGLEIEIRELLGVYSDPQRDPRGHTISICFLAKISEGELRAGTDAAEVSTFTIEKALKSDLAFDHKDILMDALEKLSA